From one Caldichromatium japonicum genomic stretch:
- a CDS encoding zinc ribbon domain-containing protein, which yields MMRTGKAAKRLGVSDKTICLPKSGEVAMTEALCFDGKILGATVSRTADRWDPSSRLCSVCGWENEMLALKDREWTCPQCGTRHDRDINAALNLKRLATATALPVASPSGNGGATAERVSAAVGKVTPVRDECAPHSGQEEHSAPVCALS from the coding sequence ATGATGCGCACAGGCAAAGCGGCGAAGCGGCTTGGCGTCTCGGACAAGACCATTTGCCTGCCCAAGAGCGGTGAGGTCGCTATGACCGAGGCGTTGTGCTTCGATGGCAAGATTCTTGGTGCGACCGTTTCGCGTACTGCGGATCGCTGGGATCCGAGCAGCCGCCTGTGTTCGGTCTGTGGTTGGGAGAATGAGATGTTGGCGTTGAAGGATCGGGAATGGACGTGTCCTCAATGCGGCACGCGCCATGATCGGGACATCAATGCCGCGCTCAATCTCAAACGGCTGGCAACCGCAACTGCCCTACCCGTGGCGAGTCCGTCCGGTAACGGCGGCGCTACAGCAGAGAGGGTCTCTGCCGCAGTCGGGAAAGTCACGCCTGTCAGAGACGAATGCGCTCCGCATTCGGGGCAGGAAGAGCACAGTGCGCCTGTTTGCGCACTGTCTTGA
- a CDS encoding multiheme c-type cytochrome — MNPVEFLLRPKVKRGLLVFGLILLLGIILYRTLYPRIFESYVGKVNAPLIYDSSRTLSADEFEAIAQALSEQARRQKAEAIVSEEQDPFARRIKIEILMNTESFIRDSEPRHIKYFRNAGIRRYEGPKTCLQCHQTIAIEHPDGMHSQVETLEDVVNSVHFRFQSSSGGFSTYGYDGRQVNAGPRKIAVGKINRACGIPGSFSWTGWAVLITSRPEHAAGPILRSEGCGQCHIGGNYQPATEKMLPFSDVPQTAKEGIDCLICHAAVYDMNRRVVIEDRYGLRWDQDRSLKAALSVGPIRSEQCLRCHQHNLGGDAYAYNQAAQALGDRHQRILHQGAKRGSPFSPHDDVHAAAGLECTDCHRPEGHKIPRGRMGVDLVANDLPDKEVSCETCHGRAPHNASPDKALLNGHIARLACETCHIPRLEPNSVVLRDWVHPTWNPKEGIWEPTDIYRSGEPGKGLIYLWFNGNGTFLANALGSHPDGSETYHPLMNQLVRITDPEAIAAIRTKAIELKGRYPDIDVERYVRLATDPLSQLTPELIERRRAMIENNLRPAMNEGQSRIYPFKIFNALMYEDLNNQGPFGAMILPFDYKVYYESGDTLASLKRAIQDPIVQRMYQEPFKLYMMDEFMAYFGVEGGWKARYPLVGDRLLDVEPRWMRQMGTLMVNHGIRRQGHGCADCHAPNGVMDFAAIGYSPARVAELQDLKQLTAGANPSITNYAR; from the coding sequence ATGAATCCGGTCGAATTTTTATTGAGACCCAAGGTCAAGCGCGGGTTACTGGTCTTCGGCCTCATCCTACTCCTGGGGATCATATTGTATCGCACCCTGTATCCGCGCATCTTCGAATCATACGTCGGCAAGGTCAATGCGCCCTTGATCTATGACAGCAGCCGGACGCTGAGCGCAGATGAGTTCGAGGCCATCGCCCAGGCATTGAGCGAACAGGCGCGCCGCCAAAAGGCCGAGGCGATCGTCTCCGAGGAGCAGGACCCCTTCGCCCGGCGGATCAAGATCGAGATCCTGATGAATACGGAATCGTTCATCCGCGATTCCGAACCGCGCCATATCAAATATTTCCGCAACGCCGGCATCCGCCGCTATGAAGGCCCCAAGACCTGTCTGCAGTGCCACCAGACCATAGCGATTGAACATCCGGATGGAATGCATTCTCAGGTCGAGACCCTGGAGGATGTGGTCAATTCGGTGCATTTTCGCTTCCAAAGTAGCTCGGGTGGCTTTTCGACCTATGGCTATGACGGACGCCAGGTCAATGCCGGACCCCGTAAGATCGCGGTCGGCAAGATCAATCGCGCCTGCGGCATCCCGGGGAGCTTTAGCTGGACCGGTTGGGCGGTCCTCATCACCAGCCGCCCGGAACATGCCGCAGGGCCCATACTGCGCAGCGAGGGCTGCGGCCAGTGTCATATCGGCGGCAACTATCAGCCGGCAACCGAAAAGATGTTGCCTTTCAGCGATGTCCCGCAGACCGCCAAGGAGGGGATCGACTGCCTGATCTGTCACGCCGCTGTCTATGACATGAACCGGCGGGTGGTGATTGAGGATCGTTATGGTCTGCGCTGGGATCAGGACCGCAGCCTCAAGGCGGCCTTGAGCGTGGGACCGATCCGCTCCGAACAATGTCTGCGCTGCCATCAGCACAATCTCGGCGGCGATGCCTATGCCTATAACCAGGCGGCGCAGGCACTGGGTGATCGCCATCAGCGCATCCTGCACCAGGGCGCTAAGCGCGGCAGCCCCTTTAGCCCACATGACGACGTCCATGCGGCGGCTGGACTCGAATGCACCGATTGTCACCGACCAGAGGGCCACAAGATCCCACGCGGGCGCATGGGGGTGGATCTGGTCGCCAATGACCTGCCGGATAAGGAGGTCTCCTGCGAGACCTGTCATGGGCGCGCCCCGCACAACGCCTCCCCCGACAAGGCACTGCTCAACGGGCATATCGCACGCCTGGCCTGTGAGACCTGTCATATCCCGCGCCTCGAGCCCAATAGCGTCGTGCTGCGCGATTGGGTGCATCCGACCTGGAACCCAAAGGAAGGGATCTGGGAGCCGACCGATATCTATCGCTCGGGCGAGCCGGGCAAGGGGTTGATCTATCTCTGGTTCAATGGCAACGGGACCTTCCTCGCCAATGCCCTGGGCAGCCACCCAGACGGTTCAGAGACCTATCATCCGCTGATGAACCAACTGGTGCGGATCACCGATCCAGAGGCGATCGCCGCGATCCGCACCAAGGCGATCGAGCTAAAGGGACGTTATCCAGACATCGATGTCGAGCGCTATGTGCGCCTGGCGACCGATCCGCTCTCTCAGCTGACACCTGAGCTCATCGAGCGGCGGCGCGCGATGATCGAAAACAACCTGCGCCCGGCGATGAACGAAGGGCAAAGCCGGATCTATCCGTTCAAGATCTTCAACGCCCTGATGTATGAGGACCTCAATAATCAGGGGCCATTTGGGGCCATGATCCTGCCCTTTGATTACAAGGTCTATTACGAGAGCGGAGATACCCTGGCCTCGCTCAAGCGCGCCATCCAAGACCCTATCGTCCAGCGCATGTATCAGGAGCCGTTTAAGCTCTACATGATGGATGAGTTTATGGCCTATTTCGGCGTGGAGGGGGGCTGGAAGGCGCGTTATCCGCTGGTCGGTGACCGATTGCTAGATGTCGAGCCACGCTGGATGCGCCAGATGGGCACGCTCATGGTCAACCACGGGATCAGGCGCCAGGGTCATGGGTGTGCGGACTGTCATGCCCCGAACGGGGTCATGGACTTCGCTGCCATCGGTTATTCGCCCGCGCGGGTCGCTGAGCTTCAGGATCTCAAACAGCTCACAGCAGGAGCCAACCCCAGCATTACAAACTATGCGCGATAG
- a CDS encoding cytochrome b/b6 domain-containing protein, with protein MKALYLYPLWVRLWHWINALLFLTLIYSGASMHFSGGDWLMPFKFAVRVHNSAGILLTIAWIGFIAGNIMTENGRHYLIHIKGFIDQLSVQLRYYAYGIFHNEPHPFHVSAEIKFNVLQQLSYLGVMYGLMPILILSGWWFLFSPYLPENLFGIPGTWAVAMVHLTTAYLLVLFLVVHVYVITTGETLTTNLMAMLTGWHREGQAP; from the coding sequence ATGAAGGCGCTCTATCTCTATCCCTTGTGGGTGCGTCTTTGGCATTGGATCAATGCTTTGTTGTTTTTGACCCTCATCTATAGCGGCGCCAGCATGCATTTTTCCGGCGGCGATTGGCTGATGCCTTTTAAATTCGCCGTCAGGGTACACAATAGCGCAGGTATCTTATTGACCATTGCCTGGATCGGATTCATCGCCGGCAATATCATGACCGAAAATGGACGACACTATCTGATCCATATCAAAGGCTTTATCGACCAGCTCAGCGTCCAGCTGCGTTATTATGCCTATGGGATCTTCCATAATGAACCGCACCCCTTCCATGTCAGCGCAGAGATCAAGTTCAATGTCTTACAGCAATTGAGCTATCTCGGGGTCATGTATGGGCTCATGCCCATATTGATCCTCAGCGGCTGGTGGTTTTTATTTTCACCCTATCTGCCCGAGAACCTTTTTGGCATCCCAGGCACCTGGGCAGTGGCCATGGTCCATCTGACAACGGCCTATCTCCTCGTGCTCTTTCTCGTGGTCCATGTCTATGTCATCACTACAGGTGAGACCCTGACGACGAATCTCATGGCCATGCTCACCGGCTGGCATCGGGAGGGGCAGGCGCCATGA
- a CDS encoding zinc ribbon domain-containing protein, whose amino-acid sequence MMRTGKAAKRLGVSDKTICLPKSGEVAMTEALCFDGKILDATVSRTADRWDPSSRLCSVCGWENEMLALKDREWTCPQCGTRHDRDINAALNLKRLATATALPVASPSGNGGATAERVSAVVGKVTPVRDECAPHSGQEENSAPVCALS is encoded by the coding sequence ATGATGCGCACAGGCAAGGCGGCGAAGCGGCTTGGCGTCTCGGACAAGACCATTTGCCTGCCCAAGAGCGGTGAGGTCGCCATGACCGAGGCGTTGTGCTTCGATGGCAAGATTCTTGATGCGACCGTTTCGCGTACTGCGGATCGCTGGGATCCGAGCAGCCGCCTGTGTTCGGTCTGTGGTTGGGAGAATGAGATGTTGGCGTTGAAGGATCGGGAATGGACGTGTCCTCAATGCGGCACGCGCCATGATCGGGACATCAATGCCGCGCTCAATCTCAAACGGCTGGCAACCGCAACTGCCCTACCCGTGGCGAGTCCGTCCGGTAACGGCGGCGCTACAGCAGAGAGGGTCTCTGCCGTAGTCGGGAAAGTCACGCCTGTCAGAGACGAATGCGCTCCGCATTCGGGGCAGGAAGAGAACAGTGCGCCTGTTTGCGCACTTTCTTGA
- a CDS encoding UDP-N-acetylmuramoyl-tripeptide--D-alanyl-D-alanine ligase: MASFWTPAAFAQITGGRWLIPPPALDQPLAGVSIDSRQLGPGAVFVAIRGERQDGHDFVAHALAQGAALAIVEQEIPSPEPGGALLQVPSTIGALHALARHYRDLLGASGCRVLSVSGSNGKTTTRHLIHHVLTQAVWRGTQSPRSFNNHLGVPLTLLAAQLGDAFVVCELGTNHPGELAALAELVRPDLAVVTSIGEEHLEFFGDLAGVAREESAVFDFVRPGGSVVLPEARWLPLPLELPARPGVSISRFDLDPLASDLPLPGLHNRLNASAAALVARLFGADDETIRRALNCANAPPLRSEVLFAADPLRPTVINDAYNANPSSMAAALSLLKDWAGRRRVSILGDMLELGERSPTAHQEVVAWALAAAEHCIFVGPCFAAAIAQISPNKAPGTGQVAAYSDWSTEVIEAILAALTPQDVVLLKGSRGMGMERLIPAIESHFPSATNEAAGDGLEFQSTPGY; the protein is encoded by the coding sequence ATGGCCTCCTTCTGGACCCCTGCTGCATTTGCCCAGATCACCGGCGGTCGCTGGCTGATCCCGCCGCCGGCCCTGGATCAACCCTTGGCTGGTGTCTCTATCGATAGCCGTCAGTTAGGACCAGGGGCAGTCTTCGTCGCTATCCGCGGTGAACGCCAGGATGGGCACGATTTTGTTGCCCATGCCTTGGCGCAGGGCGCCGCACTGGCCATCGTAGAGCAAGAGATCCCCTCGCCTGAGCCTGGCGGGGCGCTGCTCCAGGTCCCTTCAACGATCGGCGCCCTACACGCCTTGGCCCGCCATTACCGCGATCTGCTGGGTGCCTCTGGCTGCCGGGTGTTGAGCGTTTCAGGCTCTAATGGCAAGACTACAACCCGTCATCTCATCCACCATGTCTTGACACAAGCCGTTTGGCGCGGCACGCAAAGTCCACGCAGTTTCAACAATCATCTCGGCGTCCCCCTTACCTTACTGGCCGCCCAGTTGGGGGATGCATTCGTGGTCTGCGAGCTCGGGACCAATCATCCGGGCGAGTTAGCGGCCCTGGCAGAACTGGTGCGTCCCGATCTGGCTGTGGTCACCAGCATCGGTGAAGAGCATCTGGAGTTCTTCGGCGACCTCGCGGGGGTGGCGCGGGAGGAGTCAGCGGTATTTGACTTCGTACGCCCTGGCGGATCGGTGGTCTTGCCCGAGGCCCGTTGGTTGCCGCTGCCCCTAGAGCTGCCTGCAAGGCCAGGTGTGTCCATCTCGCGTTTTGACCTCGATCCTCTGGCTAGTGATCTGCCTCTACCTGGTCTCCACAACCGGCTCAACGCCTCGGCCGCTGCCTTAGTCGCACGGCTCTTCGGTGCAGATGATGAGACGATCCGGCGCGCCCTCAACTGCGCTAACGCCCCGCCGCTGCGCAGCGAGGTGCTATTTGCCGCAGATCCCCTGCGTCCAACGGTCATCAATGACGCCTATAACGCCAACCCCAGCTCCATGGCAGCGGCCTTGTCCCTGCTAAAGGACTGGGCGGGGCGGCGGCGCGTTTCCATCCTCGGGGATATGCTCGAACTCGGTGAACGCAGCCCCACTGCCCATCAGGAGGTTGTCGCCTGGGCCTTGGCCGCAGCAGAGCACTGCATCTTTGTCGGCCCCTGCTTTGCGGCGGCCATCGCTCAGATCTCTCCCAACAAGGCCCCAGGGACAGGGCAGGTAGCGGCCTACAGCGATTGGTCGACTGAGGTGATCGAGGCCATTCTCGCCGCCCTAACGCCTCAGGATGTGGTGCTGCTGAAGGGGTCTCGGGGGATGGGCATGGAGCGCCTGATCCCGGCGATCGAGTCACATTTTCCAAGTGCCACAAACGAAGCCGCAGGTGATGGTCTGGAGTTTCAATCCACACCCGGTTATTAA
- the cas1 gene encoding CRISPR-associated endonuclease Cas1: MILVCPANERLPICTRKQSVSLDLQLGFLHAVRPGRAALALDLIEKFRAVLVDRLALTLINRAQIKEDDFELREGGSVMLKDSGRRKVLVAWQNRKQEELTNPLTGNKLPLCLLPFIQARFMARTVHGEMACYLPYLTK; encoded by the coding sequence ATCATTCTTGTATGCCCTGCTAATGAACGACTGCCGATCTGCACTAGAAAGCAAAGTGTCAGCCTTGACCTCCAACTAGGTTTTCTGCACGCTGTACGTCCTGGCAGGGCGGCACTGGCCTTGGATCTGATCGAAAAGTTTCGTGCGGTGCTGGTTGACCGTCTTGCTCTTACCCTTATCAATCGTGCTCAAATTAAAGAAGACGATTTTGAATTACGCGAAGGCGGTTCAGTGATGCTCAAAGATTCAGGTAGACGCAAGGTTTTAGTTGCTTGGCAAAACCGTAAACAAGAAGAGCTTACCAACCCACTTACCGGTAACAAACTGCCGCTCTGTTTGTTACCATTTATCCAGGCGCGTTTTATGGCTCGTACAGTGCATGGCGAGATGGCGTGTTATCTTCCATATCTTACTAAGTGA
- the cas1 gene encoding CRISPR-associated endonuclease Cas1, whose protein sequence is MLLEESGRFKARLEGPVSGNILLRQDQHRQAHNALFVLEFARACMAGKIRNSRALLMRGAHESADPEESRALNRVADNLATSCRTDKEATDLDGLRGIEGEAASNYFGALNLIVKPHMRPVFQLNGRTRRHPLDRFNALLSFLYALLMNDCRSALESKVSALTSN, encoded by the coding sequence GTGCTACTAGAGGAAAGCGGTCGTTTTAAAGCGCGTTTGGAGGGACCCGTTTCAGGCAACATCCTGCTTCGGCAAGACCAGCACCGACAGGCTCATAATGCGTTATTTGTCTTGGAATTTGCCCGCGCCTGTATGGCCGGCAAAATTAGAAACAGCCGCGCCTTACTCATGCGCGGTGCCCACGAATCAGCAGATCCAGAGGAGTCGAGGGCGCTTAACCGGGTGGCGGATAATCTTGCTACTTCTTGTAGGACAGACAAAGAGGCTACTGACTTGGATGGTTTACGTGGGATTGAAGGCGAGGCGGCGAGTAATTATTTTGGTGCGCTGAATTTGATTGTCAAACCGCATATGCGCCCTGTATTTCAGCTCAATGGACGCACGCGTCGCCATCCACTCGATCGTTTTAATGCCTTGTTATCATTCTTGTATGCCCTGCTAATGAACGACTGCCGATCTGCACTAGAAAGCAAAGTGTCAGCCTTGACCTCCAACTAG
- a CDS encoding CRISPR-associated endonuclease Cas1, giving the protein MHTLLNTLYVLTPNTYVQLNNSAVHITFKHETLLRVPLHNLDGLVLFGNILISPALSTDFPMRERI; this is encoded by the coding sequence ATGCACACCCTTTTAAACACGCTCTATGTGCTGACACCTAATACCTATGTGCAGCTAAACAACAGTGCTGTGCACATAACTTTTAAACATGAAACTTTGCTGCGAGTGCCGTTGCATAATCTTGATGGCCTCGTTCTGTTTGGCAATATCTTAATTAGTCCTGCCCTCAGCACCGACTTTCCGATGAGGGAAAGAATTTAG
- the cas4 gene encoding CRISPR-associated protein Cas4 translates to MKEISRQNQLPISALEHWVYCPRQCGIIHLDGEFEDDIHTARGQAVHRLVREPTCEIKNGIKLERSLPLWSDRLGLIGKADLVDFHPNGTIFPVEFKHGRKRQKLHDDIQLTAQAMCLEEMLGRPVPRGAIYQASSKCRREVEITLDLLQRVEAG, encoded by the coding sequence TTGAAAGAGATTTCACGCCAGAATCAGCTCCCTATTTCCGCACTGGAGCATTGGGTCTATTGCCCGCGCCAGTGCGGGATTATTCATCTAGATGGCGAGTTTGAGGACGATATCCATACCGCCAGGGGTCAAGCTGTTCATCGATTAGTGCGCGAACCCACATGTGAGATAAAAAATGGAATCAAATTAGAACGCTCATTGCCGTTGTGGTCAGATCGCTTGGGCCTGATTGGCAAGGCCGATCTCGTAGATTTTCATCCAAATGGAACCATTTTTCCCGTCGAGTTTAAACATGGTCGCAAGCGCCAGAAACTTCATGATGATATCCAACTTACCGCTCAAGCGATGTGTTTAGAAGAGATGCTCGGGCGACCTGTGCCGCGAGGTGCTATCTATCAGGCAAGCAGTAAATGCCGGCGCGAGGTGGAGATCACACTGGACCTGCTGCAGCGGGTTGAAGCGGGTTGA
- a CDS encoding type I-C CRISPR-associated protein Cas8c/Csd1 — MNPIPIPPMCWDACSLCWKTCKSKRPSPSNSIPPSKTAKDRYFTSASANPASVFPTLLRLAHHHIEKSQYGHVSDRRIKDLLNMLDAKPFPTRLTLEEQGVFVLGYYHQRAAFYAKKDNGEETNQSE; from the coding sequence ATGAATCCTATACCCATCCCGCCTATGTGCTGGGACGCCTGTTCGCTGTGCTGGAAGACTTGTAAGTCGAAGCGGCCAAGCCCGTCAAACTCAATTCCACCATCAAAGACCGCCAAAGACCGCTACTTCACTTCTGCTTCGGCAAACCCCGCCAGCGTTTTCCCAACCTTGTTGCGACTTGCTCATCATCATATCGAAAAATCGCAATATGGCCATGTAAGTGACAGGAGAATCAAAGATTTACTCAACATGCTCGACGCCAAGCCCTTTCCCACTCGGTTAACGCTGGAAGAACAAGGCGTGTTTGTGCTGGGTTACTATCACCAGCGCGCCGCGTTCTACGCAAAGAAGGACAATGGCGAGGAAACAAACCAATCTGAATAA
- a CDS encoding IS3 family transposase (programmed frameshift), translating into MKKIPKQEYTAEFRELAVKRVKTGQTVGVVAKELGLIEQTLRNWVKAFEAGKLNGPGTKPVTPEQMELSRVRAENVRLKRENEIPKKSGGVLCERCAMKYAWIDAHRKEFELTGMCEALAVSASGYRAWKRGGTAERKRLTDTQMLALIRAIHAELKGAYGSPRITRELRERGFPESKERVERLMRENGIRARHKRRFKATTDSRHSLPVAPNQVWTADLTYIWTDEGWPYLAMVLDLFNREVVGWSIKPRMTTDIVIDALTMAWFRKKPTPGLIHHSDRGSQYASGAFQARLKEYGMICSMSRKGNCWDNAPTESFFNSLKNERVHGTRYGTRDATAADLFDHIEPFYNRRRKHSPLGYASPMKFLEGWISAQHEQKLAA; encoded by the exons TTGAAAAAGATACCGAAGCAGGAATACACGGCCGAATTTCGGGAGTTGGCGGTAAAGCGGGTAAAGACGGGCCAGACGGTTGGGGTGGTAGCGAAGGAGCTGGGGCTGATCGAGCAGACGCTGCGCAACTGGGTCAAGGCGTTCGAGGCGGGCAAGCTCAACGGCCCTGGCACGAAGCCGGTCACGCCGGAGCAAATGGAGCTCTCGCGGGTGCGGGCGGAGAACGTTCGGCTCAAGCGCGAGAACGAAATCC CTAAAAAAAGCGGCGGCGTACTTTGCGAGAGATGCGCTATGAAGTACGCGTGGATCGACGCGCATCGGAAGGAATTCGAACTGACGGGAATGTGCGAGGCGCTGGCGGTGAGCGCCAGCGGCTACCGCGCCTGGAAGCGCGGCGGCACGGCGGAACGCAAACGGCTCACGGATACGCAGATGCTGGCGCTGATCCGCGCCATCCACGCTGAACTGAAAGGGGCCTACGGCAGCCCGCGCATCACGCGGGAGTTGCGGGAGCGCGGCTTTCCGGAGAGCAAGGAACGCGTCGAACGCCTGATGCGCGAGAACGGTATCCGTGCCCGCCACAAGCGGCGATTCAAGGCGACGACGGATTCCAGGCACAGCCTGCCGGTAGCGCCGAATCAGGTCTGGACGGCTGATCTGACCTACATCTGGACCGATGAAGGTTGGCCCTACCTGGCCATGGTCCTCGATCTGTTCAACAGGGAAGTCGTGGGCTGGTCGATCAAGCCAAGGATGACGACGGACATCGTCATTGACGCCCTGACCATGGCGTGGTTCCGCAAGAAGCCGACCCCGGGGCTGATTCATCACTCCGACCGGGGAAGCCAGTATGCAAGTGGCGCCTTTCAGGCGCGGCTGAAAGAGTACGGCATGATCTGCTCGATGAGCCGCAAGGGGAACTGCTGGGATAACGCGCCGACCGAGAGCTTCTTCAACAGCTTGAAGAATGAGCGGGTGCATGGCACCCGCTACGGCACGCGGGATGCAACGGCGGCCGATCTGTTCGACCACATCGAGCCGTTCTACAACCGCAGGCGAAAGCATTCGCCGCTCGGCTACGCCTCGCCCATGAAGTTCCTGGAGGGCTGGATCAGCGCTCAGCATGAGCAGAAATTGGCGGCATAA